Proteins from one Leptonema illini DSM 21528 genomic window:
- a CDS encoding NAD(P)-dependent oxidoreductase, translated as MKTVAMVGTGIMGRGMAMNLKKNGVRLRLFSRSPDKLADLRDENCSIFTSISEAASGSDLTVICLTEDEVVRMAFFESELLEARPGAIIDTGTTSPELTLEMADAATSASIPFLDAPMTGSKLAAAAGQILFMVGGDASLIENFRFFFDACGKNVIHCGPVSSGQRAKIALNMVQAGLFQIYLEGFHLAVRDGVSADTLMEILSQSAAASPLLDFKMGCVLKRDFEPHFALRNMNKDMNHAMQRAQQLHTAIPLSSTLKSFYDAGLAAGHGEEDFCSLAHIMEALNHQRLR; from the coding sequence ATGAAGACAGTGGCGATGGTTGGCACAGGCATTATGGGTCGCGGCATGGCGATGAATCTGAAGAAGAACGGAGTTAGATTGAGACTCTTCTCGCGATCGCCCGACAAACTCGCCGATCTTCGCGATGAGAACTGTAGCATCTTCACATCGATCAGCGAAGCGGCGAGCGGAAGCGATCTTACCGTAATCTGTTTGACCGAAGACGAAGTTGTGCGTATGGCCTTTTTTGAAAGCGAGCTGCTTGAGGCACGACCTGGCGCCATCATCGATACGGGAACGACGTCGCCCGAACTCACGCTTGAAATGGCCGACGCCGCAACATCGGCAAGTATCCCTTTTCTCGACGCCCCGATGACTGGAAGCAAACTCGCCGCAGCTGCCGGGCAGATCCTCTTCATGGTCGGAGGCGATGCCTCGCTCATTGAGAATTTCAGATTCTTCTTCGACGCCTGCGGGAAAAACGTTATCCATTGCGGCCCGGTTTCAAGCGGCCAGCGCGCGAAGATCGCCCTGAATATGGTTCAGGCCGGCCTCTTCCAGATCTACCTCGAAGGGTTCCATCTCGCCGTCCGCGATGGAGTCTCCGCCGACACACTGATGGAAATACTCAGCCAGTCCGCGGCCGCATCCCCTCTGCTCGATTTTAAAATGGGCTGCGTACTAAAGCGAGACTTTGAACCGCATTTCGCGTTACGGAACATGAACAAAGATATGAACCACGCCATGCAGCGAGCACAGCAGCTTCATACGGCCATCCCGCTCAGCTCGACTCTGAAAAGCTTCTACGATGCCGGTCTGGCGGCCGGCCACGGCGAAGAAGACTTCTGCTCGCTCGCCCATATCATGGAAGCTCTGAATCATCAAAGGCTTCGCTGA
- a CDS encoding helix-turn-helix domain-containing protein → MKVNFQLPDPALSEMVMHYWAWDDLHRNAALPRITPTIESNIIIQLRPFGVLENDRNKAILPLIFYTGPMSTWWNISTENIVNGAFFAIRLQPRTAFQWFRLETDPFLDQFPDLLEILPELAYPLLDACYGTTSFEGRVQAVESVLKRLRRLTEPNPLIRLALHRLNANTNLSIRELAAGLSISPRHLERLFHLEFGMAPKSVQKLARLRRTQNNIPGFLKYGLANLAMQMGFSDQAHMTREFRHFTGFTPSSWFKEHFTTLCLFLPSLPENTEEQQAESAMLSEAFDDSELP, encoded by the coding sequence ATGAAAGTCAATTTTCAATTACCCGATCCAGCCCTTTCAGAAATGGTTATGCATTACTGGGCATGGGACGACCTTCACCGGAACGCGGCGCTTCCGCGTATCACGCCGACGATTGAATCCAACATCATCATTCAGCTCCGTCCGTTTGGCGTGCTTGAAAATGATCGCAATAAAGCGATCCTTCCACTGATTTTCTACACCGGGCCGATGAGCACATGGTGGAATATCTCGACGGAGAATATTGTAAACGGTGCCTTCTTCGCTATAAGATTGCAACCGCGCACGGCCTTCCAATGGTTTCGTCTGGAAACCGATCCTTTTCTGGATCAGTTCCCGGATCTTCTCGAGATCCTGCCTGAGCTGGCGTATCCGTTGCTTGATGCCTGCTATGGAACGACGAGCTTTGAGGGGCGTGTGCAGGCCGTTGAAAGCGTCCTGAAACGTCTGCGCCGGCTTACTGAACCGAACCCACTCATCCGCCTTGCGCTTCATCGCCTGAATGCAAACACGAACCTGTCGATACGAGAACTGGCTGCCGGCTTATCGATTTCGCCCCGTCATCTGGAGCGTCTCTTCCATCTTGAATTCGGTATGGCGCCGAAGTCCGTTCAAAAACTCGCACGTCTTCGTCGCACACAGAACAACATTCCGGGCTTCTTAAAGTACGGCCTTGCGAATCTGGCCATGCAGATGGGGTTTTCTGATCAGGCGCACATGACCAGAGAATTCCGGCATTTTACGGGATTCACTCCGTCGTCCTGGTTTAAAGAGCATTTTACCACGCTTTGCCTGTTTCTGCCATCGCTGCCAGAGAATACCGAAGAGCAGCAAGCGGAATCTGCGATGCTCAGCGAAGCCTTTGATGATTCAGAGCTTCCATGA
- a CDS encoding 4-hydroxy-3-methylbut-2-enyl diphosphate reductase, which yields MTRRHFEIPVFYRSPVISLLKRARRAQDRYRKDLTPTVLELEGLRFKIARHFGFCYGVEHAIEKAYRAIDENEGKRIFLLSEMIHNPHVNEDLKQRGVQFLMKTDGTPLIPLTDLKPEDVVIIPAFGTTVEMFDLLQSRGIDTQTYDTTCPFVEKVWNRSSQLGEKGYTVIIHGRFKHEETRATFSHALLNAPGMVIQDMEEAAVLAEYICNERPIDRFFQDFPDRCSPGFRPEADLTRIGVVNQTTMLATETHAISEFLKSAIIRRFGDTNLSDHFADTRDTLCYATSENQTALKEMLTDEGDLALIVGGYNSSNTSHLVELCEEKMPTYYIKDEFELISRDEIRHLDLKGGQAKISSSWMPAKESVTILLSAGASCPDALVDRVLNRTAALFGITPEQIEKALQPYAEMAEADL from the coding sequence GTGACCCGACGCCATTTTGAGATTCCCGTTTTTTACCGTTCCCCTGTTATATCCTTATTAAAGAGGGCCAGACGGGCTCAGGACCGGTATCGCAAGGATCTCACGCCGACCGTACTCGAGCTGGAAGGCCTGCGGTTCAAGATAGCCAGGCATTTCGGGTTCTGCTACGGCGTCGAACATGCGATTGAAAAGGCCTACAGAGCCATCGACGAAAATGAAGGAAAGCGGATCTTCTTGCTGAGCGAGATGATTCACAATCCTCACGTGAACGAAGATCTGAAGCAGCGAGGCGTTCAGTTCCTCATGAAGACCGACGGCACTCCTCTGATTCCGCTTACCGATCTTAAGCCCGAGGATGTCGTCATTATTCCCGCTTTTGGAACGACGGTGGAGATGTTTGATCTCCTGCAATCCCGCGGCATCGACACGCAGACTTATGACACGACCTGTCCGTTTGTTGAAAAGGTATGGAACCGTTCGTCGCAGCTCGGCGAAAAGGGTTATACGGTCATCATTCACGGACGCTTCAAACATGAAGAAACGCGGGCCACCTTCTCGCACGCTCTTCTGAATGCGCCGGGAATGGTTATCCAGGACATGGAAGAGGCTGCCGTCCTTGCCGAATACATATGCAATGAAAGGCCGATTGATCGTTTCTTTCAGGATTTTCCCGACCGATGCTCGCCCGGCTTTCGCCCGGAGGCCGATCTGACGCGCATCGGCGTGGTCAATCAAACGACGATGTTGGCCACCGAAACGCACGCCATCAGCGAGTTTCTCAAATCGGCCATTATCCGGCGATTCGGAGATACGAACTTATCAGACCATTTCGCCGATACTCGCGATACTCTCTGCTATGCGACGTCCGAAAATCAGACGGCTCTGAAAGAGATGCTGACGGACGAGGGCGATCTCGCTTTGATTGTGGGTGGATATAACTCTTCGAACACATCGCATCTCGTCGAACTCTGTGAAGAAAAAATGCCCACCTACTATATTAAAGATGAATTCGAACTGATCAGCAGAGATGAAATTCGGCATCTTGATCTGAAAGGCGGTCAGGCGAAGATATCATCTTCCTGGATGCCCGCAAAAGAGTCGGTTACGATCCTGCTCTCGGCCGGTGCAAGCTGCCCCGATGCCCTGGTGGATCGAGTGCTCAATCGCACGGCGGCGCTTTTTGGCATCACACCCGAGCAGATTGAAAAAGCGCTGCAACCCTATGCTGAGATGGCCGAGGCCGATCTCTGA
- a CDS encoding DUF3332 family protein codes for MQKTSFLKRLVVGSMISLTLVLSTAQCFGGFALTKKLYQFNKSIMAGDNSMGARFVRTLVMWIMAIIPVYGIGMFVDLIILNLVEFWSGKPLIASSSGPDARVTFTQINENELRIDIKDAKISSFHVFRDRPGEFFLKEGSSYVPVIMPEDLQAFDINGTTSISCERTEAALVCSEGKSENAAIQSGVEQAQYERLQYRTRLALGIGAEAASR; via the coding sequence ATGCAAAAGACTTCCTTCCTCAAGCGACTTGTAGTCGGCAGCATGATCTCGCTGACTCTCGTTCTTTCCACCGCTCAGTGTTTTGGCGGCTTCGCGCTGACCAAAAAGTTGTATCAGTTCAACAAATCAATCATGGCCGGCGACAATAGCATGGGGGCTCGATTTGTACGGACGCTTGTTATGTGGATCATGGCAATCATCCCGGTTTATGGAATCGGTATGTTTGTTGACCTGATCATCCTGAATCTTGTCGAGTTCTGGTCCGGCAAGCCTCTGATTGCCTCATCCTCCGGTCCTGACGCAAGAGTGACATTTACTCAAATCAACGAAAACGAGTTGCGCATCGATATTAAAGACGCGAAGATTTCCTCGTTTCATGTGTTCCGCGATCGTCCGGGTGAGTTCTTCCTGAAAGAAGGCTCTTCATACGTTCCGGTTATCATGCCCGAAGATCTACAGGCCTTCGATATAAATGGAACGACGTCCATCAGCTGTGAGCGCACAGAAGCGGCTCTTGTTTGTTCTGAGGGAAAGAGCGAGAACGCGGCGATTCAGAGCGGAGTAGAGCAGGCTCAATATGAACGTCTGCAATACCGTACCCGTCTTGCTCTTGGTATCGGAGCTGAAGCGGCATCACGCTGA
- a CDS encoding ABC transporter permease yields the protein MKFSGRKIGLYIVVFYFAFGLLDIIPFPGYRSILDAAFDRGFAVVKEKSYTYPLEGLSNPTVGFHLLGTDVNGNDVFKQTLQGSRTAILLSFGVALVSFPVGIILGLLGGYLGGRVDDVIQWLYTTVASIPWILFVVTFLMVFGRGLLWVVIAIGLTSWVDLARLVRGETLRLREQAFIRAARATGMSVPAILLREILPNTMPIIRINFALSSSSVILAETVLTFIGIGIEPGTSSWGGMISEAQRELMRDPVIWWNFFSATALGIFPLVMALNLLADEDSQKR from the coding sequence ATGAAGTTCAGCGGAAGAAAGATCGGTCTCTATATCGTCGTTTTCTATTTCGCATTCGGCCTGCTTGACATCATTCCCTTTCCGGGATATCGCAGCATTCTTGACGCCGCTTTTGATAGAGGCTTTGCCGTCGTCAAAGAAAAGAGTTATACGTATCCTCTGGAGGGGCTTTCGAATCCGACCGTCGGTTTTCATCTTCTTGGAACGGACGTAAACGGGAACGATGTATTCAAGCAGACTCTTCAGGGATCGAGAACGGCTATTCTTCTATCGTTTGGCGTCGCTCTTGTTTCGTTCCCGGTGGGCATCATTCTCGGCCTGCTCGGAGGCTATCTCGGCGGTCGCGTTGATGATGTGATTCAGTGGTTGTATACGACCGTCGCGTCGATTCCCTGGATTCTCTTTGTCGTCACGTTTCTCATGGTGTTCGGTCGCGGGCTTTTATGGGTCGTTATCGCGATCGGGCTGACGTCGTGGGTGGATCTGGCGCGCCTTGTCAGAGGTGAGACGCTGCGTCTTCGCGAGCAGGCCTTTATTCGAGCTGCCAGGGCGACGGGCATGTCTGTGCCGGCGATTCTTCTGCGAGAGATTCTGCCGAATACGATGCCGATTATACGTATCAACTTCGCCCTTTCATCTTCGAGCGTTATCCTGGCCGAAACCGTGCTCACGTTCATCGGCATCGGCATCGAGCCGGGCACTTCGTCATGGGGAGGTATGATTTCAGAGGCGCAGAGAGAGCTGATGCGCGATCCGGTGATCTGGTGGAATTTCTTTTCGGCTACGGCGCTCGGCATCTTTCCGCTGGTTATGGCGCTGAATCTGCTCGCCGACGAAGATTCTCAGAAGCGCTGA
- a CDS encoding ABC transporter permease, which produces MLAFVIRRLLYSIPVALGVYGITFALFHIRDPMAIARTNLQQAPVPVLQNWVRANGYHLPYFLNLPYMAEEVRADGRVHPEFKEHGILYSRFFLGLEDLLTGDFGTDRSGRRIAGEIVRRAGPSLMLMTPSFFVTLLLSLALSVLAAYRRGRLDSHLRLISVSLMSIPLPAFLLASGWIFGDLVRLFPIHGSITPAVAVAVIAGIGSNIRFFRTVLADSVTAPFVRAARLRGATDNVLMVRHILRNTMIPILTTVVISLPFLISGSLLLEQFYGIAGMGDMLFTAILSQDFPVIRAMVYMGAFLYMTGNILTDISYALADPRIRLE; this is translated from the coding sequence ATGCTTGCCTTCGTTATTCGAAGATTGCTGTATTCGATTCCCGTCGCTCTTGGCGTCTATGGCATTACGTTCGCACTGTTTCACATTCGAGATCCGATGGCGATCGCTCGTACGAATCTACAGCAGGCTCCGGTGCCTGTTTTACAGAACTGGGTGCGAGCCAACGGATATCACCTTCCGTATTTCTTGAATCTGCCTTATATGGCCGAAGAGGTCAGGGCGGATGGTCGCGTGCACCCGGAATTTAAAGAGCACGGCATTCTTTACTCTCGTTTTTTTCTCGGTCTTGAAGATCTTCTGACCGGGGATTTTGGAACGGATCGCAGCGGCAGGCGCATTGCCGGCGAGATCGTTCGTCGTGCCGGTCCGTCTTTGATGTTGATGACGCCTTCTTTTTTTGTGACGCTTCTACTCAGCCTGGCGTTATCCGTTCTTGCCGCCTACCGTCGCGGACGCCTCGATTCACATCTTCGTCTTATCTCGGTTTCTTTGATGAGTATACCGCTGCCGGCTTTTCTTCTCGCTTCGGGCTGGATCTTCGGCGATCTTGTGCGTCTGTTTCCCATTCATGGCTCCATTACTCCGGCCGTCGCCGTCGCCGTCATCGCCGGCATCGGCTCGAATATTCGTTTCTTTCGTACAGTTCTTGCCGATTCGGTGACGGCTCCTTTCGTGAGGGCGGCCCGACTGCGCGGAGCGACCGATAACGTTCTGATGGTCCGGCATATTCTTAGAAATACGATGATTCCGATTCTGACGACAGTCGTGATCTCGCTGCCTTTCTTGATCAGCGGTTCGCTCTTGCTCGAGCAATTCTACGGCATTGCCGGCATGGGCGATATGCTCTTTACGGCTATCCTTTCGCAAGATTTTCCCGTGATCCGCGCTATGGTGTATATGGGCGCCTTCCTGTATATGACGGGTAACATATTAACGGATATCAGTTATGCGCTGGCTGATCCTCGTATACGGTTGGAGTAA
- a CDS encoding ABC transporter substrate-binding protein, with protein MILRVCVVVALLLPLFCREPLNNPYGSLDDRAVHYLPLSDDPKTLDPVRATDVVSFSIISNTHSTAYEYDYHARPLRLVPLLASEMPEEKTVLFEGRPVHAFRFRVKKGLRYAPDFCFDGKTGPEVTPDDVIFTIKRTADRSLSPYAYPLLERIIGFNEYADELEKRSVDKGEDRYKGNIRGVSRFDDDGIQILLEKPDLQLIYFFAIPSSAPMPEACYRRMVAAGRSIEEGIPASGAFYIKDRRLQSHIVLEKNPGYAGFQRYTVSPERGEQELPLLDEVRLTEVKSGPTLWRLFLQGYMDRISVGQDTFDQVFDGHDVTERFQKQGIYSDSDSELVTYGLLFNLQDPVVGPNVWLRRAVACSFNIEDLIARFYRNRAVPAAGLIPPGIEGGTENTNMSGSASGDADGIAEQRRAYQCAEGVPTLLARAGYPGGVDPATGNRLTLRMVDIARAGGTAIYRFYTESAEANGWTLKIDVYDTPTYFEKRMKKEFQITTWAWGADYADPQNFYQLFYGPNRSGTLNESSYDNPEFNALYLEILAMHPGPERRNRLRRMDAILKRDVPLMLSHHPVLYSISWPYLDPVVPHPVNFNQLKYRSVRPKLRREKVKALNSIFGGGF; from the coding sequence GTGATCCTGCGAGTCTGCGTCGTCGTTGCTCTGCTTCTTCCTCTCTTCTGCAGAGAGCCGCTGAATAATCCCTACGGATCTCTGGATGATCGAGCCGTACACTATCTGCCGCTTTCCGATGATCCCAAAACGCTTGATCCGGTACGCGCCACCGACGTCGTCTCGTTCTCGATCATTTCGAACACTCATTCTACGGCTTATGAATATGACTATCATGCTCGTCCGTTGAGACTCGTTCCTCTGCTTGCATCAGAGATGCCCGAAGAGAAGACCGTGCTTTTCGAGGGGCGCCCCGTGCATGCCTTTCGGTTTCGCGTGAAAAAAGGTCTTCGTTACGCTCCGGATTTCTGCTTCGACGGGAAGACGGGGCCCGAGGTGACGCCCGATGACGTGATCTTCACGATCAAGAGAACGGCCGATCGCTCTCTCAGTCCTTATGCCTACCCGTTGCTTGAACGCATCATCGGCTTTAACGAATACGCCGACGAGCTTGAGAAGCGATCTGTCGATAAAGGTGAGGATCGCTATAAAGGCAATATCCGCGGCGTCAGCCGTTTCGACGACGACGGCATTCAGATTTTGCTTGAAAAGCCCGATCTGCAACTGATTTACTTCTTCGCTATTCCGTCGTCGGCTCCGATGCCAGAGGCCTGCTATCGACGCATGGTCGCCGCCGGTCGCTCTATCGAAGAAGGCATTCCCGCATCGGGTGCTTTTTACATCAAAGATCGCCGGCTGCAGTCACATATCGTTCTCGAAAAGAATCCCGGTTATGCGGGCTTTCAGCGTTATACGGTCTCGCCCGAGAGAGGAGAGCAAGAGCTGCCGTTGCTTGACGAGGTGCGCTTGACCGAGGTTAAATCGGGACCGACTCTCTGGCGCCTCTTTTTGCAGGGATACATGGACCGCATCAGCGTCGGACAGGATACGTTCGATCAGGTCTTTGACGGGCATGATGTTACCGAACGCTTTCAGAAGCAGGGGATCTATTCTGACAGCGATAGCGAGCTTGTGACTTATGGCCTGCTATTCAACCTGCAAGACCCCGTCGTCGGGCCGAACGTCTGGCTACGACGCGCCGTGGCCTGTTCTTTTAATATCGAAGATCTTATCGCACGTTTTTACCGTAACCGCGCTGTACCGGCGGCGGGCCTGATCCCCCCGGGCATTGAGGGTGGAACCGAAAATACAAACATGAGCGGATCAGCCAGTGGAGATGCCGACGGTATCGCCGAACAGAGGCGGGCCTATCAATGTGCGGAAGGCGTGCCGACCCTTCTTGCGCGAGCCGGCTATCCCGGCGGCGTCGACCCGGCCACAGGGAACCGGTTAACCCTACGTATGGTCGATATCGCCAGAGCGGGCGGAACGGCCATCTATCGTTTTTATACGGAATCGGCCGAGGCGAACGGATGGACGCTGAAGATCGACGTCTACGATACGCCGACTTATTTCGAGAAGCGTATGAAGAAGGAGTTTCAGATCACGACATGGGCCTGGGGAGCGGACTACGCCGATCCGCAGAACTTCTATCAGCTTTTCTACGGCCCGAATCGTTCCGGTACGCTGAATGAGTCTTCGTATGATAATCCTGAATTCAATGCCCTTTATCTTGAAATCCTGGCCATGCATCCGGGTCCGGAACGCCGGAATCGACTGCGACGTATGGATGCGATACTGAAGCGCGACGTGCCGCTCATGCTCTCGCATCATCCGGTGCTGTATTCGATTTCCTGGCCGTATCTTGATCCGGTCGTTCCGCATCCGGTAAATTTCAACCAGCTGAAATACCGCAGCGTGCGTCCGAAGCTTCGGCGTGAAAAAGTGAAAGCGCTGAATTCGATTTTCGGAGGAGGCTTCTGA
- a CDS encoding sigma-54-dependent Fis family transcriptional regulator, translated as MNRIEEPEEVLEYFLKTCMEATGADSGSIMLYDEEEQVLVTRVAIGLNKDAGGMRLRLGEGVTGWVARHVRPRLIDDTRTADDYVRIREDLLAEVAVPLINSDRMIGVLSLDSMQVGAFSKDDVTLLEIVSNLSATIFVKIADNRTLRMRDRFHRVLLEISRILPRSLSLQEFFEEVMTTTQKAFRIHRSTLFVYDRQEGLLKIVASVGSHTEDSLQVTYAPGEGITGTAFQNRQAVFIPSARSEPEFLNRMKVVNDNLDLGFFCCPIFSNQEVVGVFSIFTHKQELDPKELLEFLQILGSMISQAFAIQSLIEEETRPFVVENIRLRQELSRKYQFGNLIGRSELMQELFEKIRIIAESRSSVLLTGESGTGKELFASAIHYNSPRKDMPFIKINCAAIPENLLESELFGHKKGSFTGANADKKGKFEIADGGTIFLDEIGEMDLGLQAKLLRVLQEKEIEPVGGRSRKVDIRVIAATNANLEQLIEERRFRADLFYRLNVIQLTIPPLRERHEDILILVHHFVARYAKENSKKIEGITPQVIRLLETYDWPGNVRELENMVERAVVLSRSSTIDIDDFSEVLAHIQVSGKEKMLDLAPARKEPAATAAAESGSLEANLLPGADLDDLDGRAYDFVIGEVERRLIQYAMKRTRYTKTKAAKYLGINRNTLDKRIRELNIDY; from the coding sequence ATGAACCGCATAGAAGAGCCTGAAGAGGTGCTTGAATATTTTCTCAAGACCTGCATGGAGGCGACTGGTGCTGATTCCGGCAGCATCATGCTCTATGATGAAGAGGAGCAGGTTCTCGTGACAAGAGTCGCCATCGGTTTGAACAAGGATGCTGGAGGAATGCGCCTGCGTCTGGGAGAAGGTGTCACCGGGTGGGTGGCGCGGCACGTTCGCCCGCGATTGATCGACGATACGCGCACTGCAGACGACTATGTGAGGATTCGCGAGGATCTGCTTGCCGAGGTCGCCGTCCCGCTTATCAATTCGGATCGCATGATCGGTGTGCTTTCTCTCGACTCGATGCAGGTCGGAGCTTTCAGTAAAGACGACGTGACCCTGCTTGAAATCGTCTCGAACCTTTCGGCCACCATCTTTGTTAAGATTGCCGATAATAGAACTCTGCGTATGCGCGATCGGTTTCACCGTGTCTTGCTGGAAATCTCGCGCATCCTTCCCCGATCCCTGAGCCTGCAGGAATTTTTCGAAGAGGTCATGACGACGACACAGAAGGCCTTTCGTATTCACCGCAGCACGCTTTTCGTCTATGACCGTCAGGAAGGCCTGTTAAAAATCGTCGCTTCGGTCGGATCGCATACGGAGGACTCACTTCAGGTAACATATGCTCCGGGCGAAGGTATTACAGGAACGGCTTTTCAGAACCGCCAGGCCGTCTTTATTCCAAGCGCTCGCAGCGAGCCCGAGTTCCTGAATCGCATGAAGGTGGTTAACGATAACCTGGACCTTGGTTTTTTCTGCTGTCCGATCTTTTCGAATCAGGAAGTGGTGGGGGTTTTTTCCATCTTCACGCACAAGCAGGAGCTCGATCCTAAAGAGCTTCTTGAATTTCTTCAGATTCTCGGTTCTATGATCTCACAGGCCTTCGCCATTCAGAGCCTGATCGAAGAAGAGACGCGTCCTTTCGTCGTCGAAAACATCCGTCTGCGGCAGGAGCTTTCACGCAAGTATCAGTTCGGTAACCTCATCGGTCGTTCGGAGCTGATGCAGGAGCTTTTTGAAAAGATACGTATCATTGCAGAGTCGCGGTCTTCGGTTCTGCTCACAGGCGAGTCGGGTACGGGGAAAGAGCTTTTCGCCTCGGCCATTCATTATAACAGCCCGCGCAAGGACATGCCGTTCATCAAGATTAACTGCGCGGCCATTCCCGAGAATCTGCTTGAGAGCGAGCTTTTCGGTCATAAGAAGGGGTCGTTCACGGGAGCTAACGCCGACAAGAAGGGCAAGTTCGAGATCGCCGACGGCGGAACGATCTTTCTTGATGAAATTGGCGAGATGGATCTTGGATTGCAGGCGAAACTTCTTCGCGTCTTGCAGGAAAAGGAGATCGAGCCCGTAGGCGGTCGCTCACGCAAGGTCGACATACGGGTGATTGCGGCGACAAACGCCAATCTCGAACAGCTGATCGAAGAGAGAAGGTTTCGCGCCGATCTTTTTTATCGGTTAAACGTTATCCAGCTGACGATTCCTCCTCTGCGCGAACGCCATGAAGATATTCTGATTCTCGTCCATCATTTTGTGGCACGTTACGCGAAAGAGAATTCGAAGAAGATCGAAGGAATAACGCCGCAGGTCATCCGCCTGCTTGAAACGTATGACTGGCCGGGTAACGTGCGTGAACTCGAAAACATGGTAGAGCGCGCCGTCGTGCTTTCGCGTTCGTCGACGATTGATATCGACGATTTTTCAGAGGTGCTTGCTCACATTCAGGTAAGCGGCAAAGAAAAGATGCTCGATCTTGCTCCGGCGCGAAAGGAGCCGGCAGCGACGGCGGCGGCTGAGAGCGGATCGCTTGAGGCGAATCTGCTTCCGGGCGCCGATCTTGACGATCTGGATGGCAGGGCCTATGACTTCGTTATCGGAGAAGTGGAGCGTCGCCTGATTCAATATGCGATGAAGCGTACTCGCTATACGAAGACAAAGGCGGCGAAGTATCTGGGCATCAACCGGAATACTCTTGATAAACGGATTCGCGAGCTGAATATCGACTATTGA
- a CDS encoding alpha/beta fold hydrolase, whose translation MQWEASDLPFREHTLKRYTFHAAANAGPPILFFHATGYSALTYRTLFQKWADAGHDVHALDFLGHGQSSKSHAFSDWFFFRDQAVELIDAVVAETNRLPLLVGHSLGGASALLAARQRDVLGVTALDPVVLGPLSIQLTRFFDAPLAKVAERRRADFKDLQVVSRSYRRSPAFKRWDDRVFTDYLDSCFVKQGDGFTLALPPQIEARVFRSLKPGHWSHYRSLQHPLFIFITTGSDVCPVRSARALCSKHPLSEWKLHGSGSHFFPMEDPEQTAEEVLRFSRKLTGG comes from the coding sequence ATGCAGTGGGAAGCGAGCGATCTGCCCTTTCGAGAGCACACCCTGAAGCGGTATACATTTCACGCAGCCGCAAATGCTGGCCCGCCTATCCTCTTCTTCCATGCGACGGGCTACTCCGCTCTAACGTATCGCACGCTCTTTCAAAAATGGGCCGATGCCGGTCATGACGTCCATGCTCTTGATTTCCTGGGTCACGGGCAATCGAGCAAATCGCATGCCTTCTCGGACTGGTTCTTCTTTCGCGACCAGGCCGTTGAACTGATCGACGCCGTTGTCGCCGAAACGAATCGCCTGCCGCTGCTGGTCGGACATTCCCTCGGAGGTGCCAGCGCTCTTCTGGCCGCCCGGCAGCGTGACGTGCTCGGCGTCACGGCCCTTGATCCGGTCGTGCTCGGCCCTCTCAGCATTCAGCTCACGCGCTTTTTCGACGCCCCTCTTGCTAAGGTTGCCGAGCGCCGAAGGGCCGACTTCAAAGACCTTCAAGTAGTGAGTCGAAGCTACCGTCGCAGCCCCGCCTTCAAGCGGTGGGATGACCGCGTTTTCACCGACTATCTCGACTCCTGCTTTGTGAAACAGGGAGACGGCTTTACGCTTGCGCTGCCTCCACAGATTGAGGCCAGGGTGTTCCGCTCGCTGAAGCCTGGCCACTGGTCGCATTACAGGTCGCTTCAGCATCCGCTCTTTATCTTCATAACGACCGGATCGGACGTCTGCCCCGTACGATCCGCACGTGCGCTCTGCTCAAAGCATCCGCTTTCAGAGTGGAAGCTGCACGGGTCGGGATCGCATTTCTTTCCGATGGAAGATCCGGAACAGACGGCTGAAGAGGTGCTGCGCTTTTCGCGCAAGTTAACCGGAGGCTGA